In a genomic window of Phragmites australis chromosome 14, lpPhrAust1.1, whole genome shotgun sequence:
- the LOC133891107 gene encoding uncharacterized protein LOC133891107 isoform X2: MENDHGDVGDLGSGWLEVKKKHRSSSKFTLQRSSGGSSHKIPNLSSQSRTDYNNDSSRHDEDAAQFRTEPKDESKLKAETNSCTVTDETSTMIQGAETPNDDKREPLDTHELPNSTLDVSGSTTSTDSVSLSCSNNDLEILVTSSSVASTESRTLPHDHAPASADFGAETAESKERFRQRLWCFLFENLNRAVDELYLLCELECDMEQINESILVLEEAISDFQELKSRAEHFDSTKKSPGVPKEGMPMTVKADHRRPHALSWEVRRLTSSPHRQEILSSSLEAFQRIQLDLACKQAGITAERFTSSSSGEVLCSSSKLTTASATVGNISLKVESQVKLSDTREKKIAGEKQSRDTFKSCKSHPQSMPSYSANSRRGALEPISETEKTTFKKDKELPENKFDTLKSTDVKKSMIHLEKEKQNTAPWKSMDAWKEKRNWEDILKSPMRISRASHSPGVGRKVTDRARVLHDKLMSPEKKKRSALDMKREVDEKHARALRIRSQLESERVQRLQRTSEKLNRVNEWQAVRSSKLREVMNARHQRGESRHEAYLAQVAKRAGDESIKVSEVRFITSLNEENKKFLLRQKLHDSEMRRAEKLQVIKTKQKEDTAREEAVLERRKFLEAEKMQRLAEIQRKKEEAIVRREEERKASSAAREAKAAEQQRRKEIRAKAQQEEAELLAQKLAEKLRESEQRRKYYLEQIRERASMDFRDQPSPFQRRFPSKDSQNRSNSANSGEDSHITGNSSAADSTVKSSNNAQTKRRIKKIRQRLMALKHEFIEPPIGENTGITHRAALGAAKAKLSRWLQELQRLRQARKEGAASIGLIVGDIAKYLEGKDLELHASRQVGLLDFIASALPASHTSRPGACQVTVYLLRLLRVLLSLPANRIYFLVQNLLPPIIPMLSASLENYIKVAASNSGSSNLLSSKTSTENTESIGEVLDGFLWTVAVIVGHVHLDDEQLQMQGGLIELIVAYQIIHRLRDLFALYDRPQVEGSPLPSSILFGLNLLAVLTSKPGNFSTIDWESCKCRTLVGNLVQEYEYLSSHDSVGNQLMALDMSGDAKLPSFFSELAEENKSSERHELNIPGDIKLVDEAGSDLLALSAGLNNSPVQSSGLGVTTELHSEIPSQEDENSTVDRFLEGREVNNVCSFSNDSPGKGNETNLKQPVVLVLSAMAETGLVSLPSLLTAVLLQANNRSSSEQTSAILPSNFEEVATGVLKVLNNMACLDITLLQCMLARSDLKMEFFHLISFLLSHCMNKWRVPNNQVGVLLLESLLLLGYFSLFHAGNQAVLRWGKSPTILHKVCDLPFVFFSDPELMPILAAALIAVCYGCDQNRSVVQQEISTDMLSSLLKSCRTSALAPSDSLAVDGSGTNNSSDNSQGDIPIRSSRKSGRPVVGKGVSGGIRFNRNKVQKDGRGTRATDDGPLKQRAGEASSTFMLHRKIPASFLDRAEEFFCSGT; encoded by the exons ATGGAAAATGATCATGGAGATGTGGGGGATCTGGGATCAGGGTGGCTTGAAGTGAAAAAG AAACATCGATCCAGCTCAAAATTCACATTGCAGAGGTCTTCAGGAGGTTCCAGCCATAAAATTCCAAACTTGTCGTCGCAGTCTCGGACTGACTATAACAATGACAGTTCAAG GCATGATGAAGATGCTGCACAATTCAGAACTGAACCAAAAGATGAAAGTAAGCTCAAAGCAGAGACGAATTCTTGTACAGTAACTGATGAGACATCTACTATGATTCAAGGAGCGGAAACACCCAATGATGATAAGAGAGAGCCGTTGGATACACATGAACTACCAAACAGTACTTTGGATGTTAGTGGTTCAACAACCTCAACTGACTCTGTTTCCTTATCCTGCTCAAATAATGATCTTGAAATTCTGGTTACATCTTCATCTGTTGCTTCCACAGAAAGCAGAACGTTACCTCATGACCATGCACCAGCTTCTGCAGATTTTGGAGCTGAAACTGCTGAGAGCAAAGAAAGATTCAGGCAGAGGCTATGGTGTTTTCTTTTCGAGAATCTGAATAGGGCTGTAGATGAACTTTACCTCCTCTGTGAACTAGAATGTGACATGGAGCAAAttaatgaatccatacttgttcTTGAAGAAGCTATATCTGATTTTCAAGAACTGAAATCCAGGGCAGAGCATTTTGATAGCACCAAAAAATCTCCTGGTGTACCAAAGGAGGGGATGCCAATGACTGTGAAAGCTGACCATCGGAGACCTCATGCCTTGTCTTGGGAG GTCAGACGGTTGACAAGTTCACCACACAGGCAAGAAATACTGTCTTCATCTTTAGAGGCCTTCCAGAGAATCCAATTGGATTTGGCATGCAAGCAAGCTGGTATAACAGCAGAGAGATTCACATCCAGCTCTTCTGGAGAAGTTTTATGTAGCTCGTCAAAGCTAACTACAGCATCAGCAACTGTTGGGAATATAAGTTTGAAAGTGGAGAGTCAAGTGAAACTTTCTGATACTAGAGAGAAAAAGATTGCTGGAGAGAAGCAAAGCAGGGATACGTTTAAGTCATGTAAATCACATCCACAAAGTATGCCATCATATTCTGCAAATAGTAGAAGAGGGGCACTAGAACCAATCTCAGAAACAGAGAAAACAACCTTTAAGAAGGACAAGGAATTGCcagaaaataaatttgatacgCTCAAGTCAACAGATGTTAAAAAGAGTATGATTCATcttgaaaaggagaagcaaaatACAGCACCTTGGAAGTCAATGGATGCctggaaggagaaaagaaacTGGGAAGATATATTGAAATCTCCTATGCGGATTTCTCGTGCTTCTCATTCTCCTGGTGTCGGCAGAAAAGTTACAGATCGGGCTCGCGTTCTACATGACAAATTGATGTctcctgaaaagaaaaaaagaagtgctTTGGATATGAAAAGAGAAGTGGACGAAAAGCATGCACGAGCGCTGCGAATTAGGAGTCAACTAGAAAGTGAGAGGGTTCAGAGGCTACAACGTACCTCCGAAAAGTTAAATCGTGTCAATGAGTGGCAGGCCGTGCGTAGCTCAAAACTGCGAGAAGTAATGAATGCACGCCATCAACGTGGTGAATCTCGTCATGAAGCATATCTTGCTCAGGTTGCCAAAAGAGCTGGTGATGAGAGTATTAAAGTCAGTGAGGTGCGTTTTATTACATCACTaaatgaagaaaataagaaattCTTGCTGAGGCAGAAGCTTCATGATTCTGAAATGCGGAGAGCTGAAAAGCTACAGGTGATCAAAACAAAGCAAAAGGAGGACACTGCAAGGGAAGAAGCTGTTTTAGAACGAAGAAAATTCCTTGAAGCTGAGAAGATGCAGCGCCTTGCTGAAATACAGCGCAAGAAAGAAGAAGCTATTGtcagaagagaagaggagcGCAAAGCATCTAGTGCTGCACGAGAAGCGAAGGCTGCAGAACAGCAACGCAGAAAAGAAATAAGAGCAAAAGCTCAGCAAGAGGAAGCTGAACTTTTAGCCCAAAAATTAGCAGAAAAGCTCCGTGAAAGTGAGCAGCGCCGGAAGTATTACCTAGAACAAATACGTGAGCGAGCTTCAATGGATTTTAGGGATCAGCCTTCACCTTTTCAACGTCGTTTTCCAAGTAAAGATAGCCAAAACCGTTCTAATTCTGCCAATAGTGGTGAAGATTCACATATAACAGGCAATTCCAGTGCTGCAGACTCTACGGTTAAATCATCTAATAATGCACAGACAAAACGAAGGATTAAAAAGATTCGCCAGAGATTAATGGCTCTAAAGCATGAATTTATTGAACCACCCATAGGTGAGAATACAGGAATTACACACAGGGCTGCTCTAGGAGCTGCCAAAGCTAAGTTAAGTAGATGGCTTCAAGAGCTGCAGAGACTTCGTCAAGCTAGAAAAGAAGGTGCTGCCAGTATTGGTTTGATTGTTGGTGACATAGCAAAG TATTTAGAAGGAAAGGATCTCGAGCTACATGCATCTAGACAAGTCGGTTTGCTTGATTTCATTGCATCCGCCTTACCTGCCTCACACACTTCAAGGCCTGGAGCTTGTCAAGTCACTGTCTACCTTTTGCGCCTGTTGAGAGTGCTGCTCTCACTTCCAGCTAATCGAATTTATTTTCTAGTGCAAAATCTTTTACCTCCCATTATTCCCATGCTATCAGCATCATTGGAGAATTACATTAAGGTGGCAGCATCCAACTCCGGAAGTTCAAATCTTCTGTCTAGTAAAACTTCAACTGAGAACACAGAATCAATAGGTGAAGTGTTAGATGGCTTTTTATGGACTGTGGCCGTGATTGTTGGCCATGTACACCTCGATGATGAACAACTTCAAATGCAGGGAGGTTTGATAGAACTGATTGTAGCTTATCAAATAATTCATCGTCTACGAGATCTTTTTGCCCTTTATGATAGGCCCCAGGTGGAAGGATCCCCACTCCCATCATCTATACTCTTTGGTCTCAACCTTTTGGCTGTCTTAACATCTAAACCTGGAAATTTCTCTACTATTGATTGGGAGTCCTGCAAATGCAGGACTCTAGTTGGCAATCTAGTTCAAGAATATGAATATCTTAGTTCACACGATAGTGTGGGAAACCAGTTGATGGCACTTGACATGTCTGGAGACGCCAAATTGCCATCCTTCTTTAGTGAACTGGCTGAAGAAAACAAATCCTCTGAACGTCATGAGTTGAACATTCCAGGGGACATAAAATTGGTTGATGAAGCTGGAAGTGACTTGTTAGCCCTCTCTGCTGGCCTGAATAACTCACCAGTGCAATCTTCTGGTCTGGGAGTTACTACTGAGCTGCATTCGGAAATTCCTAGCCAGGAAGATGAAAATAGCACAGTGGACAGATTTCTTGAAGGAAGAGAGGTGAATAATGTGTGTTCATTTTCTAATGATAGTCCTGGAAAAGGCAATGAGACAAACCTAAAACAGCCTGTAGTGCTTGTACTTTCTGCAATGGCTGAGACTGGCCTTGTTAGTCTACCTTCACTTTTGACAGCTGTGTTGCTCCAGGCAAACAACAGGTCGTCGTCAGAACAG ACTTCAGCAATTCTTCCATCAAATTTTGAAGAAGTAGCCACTGGTGTATTGAAAGTTTTGAACAATATGGCATGTTTGGATATAACCCTTCTCCAGTGCATGCTG GCGAGATCAGATCTAAAGATGGAGTTCTTCCATTTAATCAGCTTCCTTCTGAGTCATTGCATGAATAAATGGAGAGTACCAAACAATCAG GTTGGTGTACTGCTTCTAGAATCTCTGCTACTTCTTGGCTACTTTTCTTTGTTCCATGCTGGGAACCAAGCTGTTCTTCGGTGGGGAAAGAGTCCTACCATACTTCACAAg GTGTGCGACctgccttttgttttcttcagcGACCCCGAGTTGATGCCGATTTTGGCTGCTGCTCTTATCGCTGTTTGTTATGGTTGCGATCAGAACAGAAGTGTCGTACAGCAAGAAATAAGCACGGATATGCTTAGTTCTTTGCTCAAGTCCTGCCGAACGTCAGCATTGGCTCCTTCAGATTCCCTTGCTGTAGATGGTTCTGGAACAAACAATTCCAGTGACAACTCACAAGGTGACATCCCAATAAGGTCAAGCCGCAAAAGTGGACGCCCAGTTGTTGGGAAGGGTGTTTCAGGGGGCATCAGATTCAACAGAAATAAAGTTCAGAAGgatggcagaggaacaagagcCACTGATGATGGGCCTCTGAAACAAAGAGCTGGAGAAGCTTCATCTACCttcatgttgcatagaaaaATCCCAGCTTCTTTCTTAGACAGAGCAGAGGAGTTCTTCTGTAGTGGGACATGA
- the LOC133891107 gene encoding uncharacterized protein LOC133891107 isoform X4 has translation MENDHGDVGDLGSGWLEVKKKHRSSSKFTLQRSSGGSSHKIPNLSSQSRTDYNNDSSRWRGRLQSPPLIIKANVGIDELVSRETTNVHAEECIDVDASGLKSSLNASASEYVVEIPEELLLAKETSEPPKTNQVDHVDPSAPHESSTSSGGLAKCADFSDHVKYPPKSESVGVLSNTSVKFGDFDEVLSLSLPSDAYRDNSSSKNYRHDEDAAQFRTEPKDESKLKAETNSCTVTDETSTMIQGAETPNDDKREPLDTHELPNSTLDVSGSTTSTDSVSLSCSNNDLEILVTSSSVASTESRTLPHDHAPASADFGAETAESKERFRQRLWCFLFENLNRAVDELYLLCELECDMEQINESILVLEEAISDFQELKSRAEHFDSTKKSPGVPKEGMPMTVKADHRRPHALSWEVRRLTSSPHRQEILSSSLEAFQRIQLDLACKQAGITAERFTSSSSGEVLCSSSKLTTASATVGNISLKVESQVKLSDTREKKIAGEKQSRDTFKSCKSHPQSMPSYSANSRRGALEPISETEKTTFKKDKELPENKFDTLKSTDVKKSMIHLEKEKQNTAPWKSMDAWKEKRNWEDILKSPMRISRASHSPGVGRKVTDRARVLHDKLMSPEKKKRSALDMKREVDEKHARALRIRSQLESERVQRLQRTSEKLNRVNEWQAVRSSKLREVMNARHQRGESRHEAYLAQVAKRAGDESIKVSEVRFITSLNEENKKFLLRQKLHDSEMRRAEKLQVIKTKQKEDTAREEAVLERRKFLEAEKMQRLAEIQRKKEEAIVRREEERKASSAAREAKAAEQQRRKEIRAKAQQEEAELLAQKLAEKLRESEQRRKYYLEQIRERASMDFRDQPSPFQRRFPSKDSQNRSNSANSGEDSHITGNSSAADSTVKSSNNAQTKRRIKKIRQRLMALKHEFIEPPIGENTGITHRAALGAAKAKLSRWLQELQRLRQARKEGAASIGLIVGDIAKYLEGKDLELHASRQVGLLDFIASALPASHTSRPGACQVTVYLLRLLRVLLSLPANRIYFLVQNLLPPIIPMLSASLENYIKVAASNSGSSNLLSSKTSTENTESIGEVLDGFLWTVAVIVGHVHLDDEQLQMQGGLIELIVAYQIIHRLRDLFALYDRPQVEGSPLPSSILFGLNLLAVLTSKPGNFSTIDWESCKCRTLVGNLVQEYEYLSSHDSVGNQLMALDMSGDAKLPSFFSELAEENKSSERHELNIPGDIKLVDEAGSDLLALSAGLNNSPVQSSGLGVTTELHSEIPSQEDENSTVDRFLEGREVNNVCSFSNDSPGKGNETNLKQPVVLVLSAMAETGLVSLPSLLTAVLLQANNRSSSEQYDVSRNFGFGITEICLLYLVGQVLEVCCVEFFLDLFLLEND, from the exons ATGGAAAATGATCATGGAGATGTGGGGGATCTGGGATCAGGGTGGCTTGAAGTGAAAAAG AAACATCGATCCAGCTCAAAATTCACATTGCAGAGGTCTTCAGGAGGTTCCAGCCATAAAATTCCAAACTTGTCGTCGCAGTCTCGGACTGACTATAACAATGACAGTTCAAGGTGGCGTGGCAGGCTGCAATCCCCACCTCTGATCATAAAGGCTAATGTTGGTATTGATGAATTGGTTAGTAGAGAAACAACTAATGTTCATGCTGAGGAATGCATTGATGTAGATGCTAGTGGCCTCAAAAGTAGCTTAAATGCTTCAGCCTCAGAGTATGTAGTAGAAATACCTGAAGAACTGCTCTTGGCTAAAGAAACAAGTGAACCTCCCAAAACCAATCAGGTTGATCATGTAGATCCTTCAGCGCCTCATGAATCCTCCACCAGTTCAGGCGGTCTTGCAAAATGTGCAGATTTTTCTGATCATGTTAAATATCCTCCAAAATCAGAGTCAGTAGGTGTTTTGTCTAACACTTCTGTCAAGTTTGGAGACTTCGATGAAGTCCTAAGTCTATCATTACCCTCAGATGCATACAGAGATAATAGTTCTTCTAAAAACTACAGGCATGATGAAGATGCTGCACAATTCAGAACTGAACCAAAAGATGAAAGTAAGCTCAAAGCAGAGACGAATTCTTGTACAGTAACTGATGAGACATCTACTATGATTCAAGGAGCGGAAACACCCAATGATGATAAGAGAGAGCCGTTGGATACACATGAACTACCAAACAGTACTTTGGATGTTAGTGGTTCAACAACCTCAACTGACTCTGTTTCCTTATCCTGCTCAAATAATGATCTTGAAATTCTGGTTACATCTTCATCTGTTGCTTCCACAGAAAGCAGAACGTTACCTCATGACCATGCACCAGCTTCTGCAGATTTTGGAGCTGAAACTGCTGAGAGCAAAGAAAGATTCAGGCAGAGGCTATGGTGTTTTCTTTTCGAGAATCTGAATAGGGCTGTAGATGAACTTTACCTCCTCTGTGAACTAGAATGTGACATGGAGCAAAttaatgaatccatacttgttcTTGAAGAAGCTATATCTGATTTTCAAGAACTGAAATCCAGGGCAGAGCATTTTGATAGCACCAAAAAATCTCCTGGTGTACCAAAGGAGGGGATGCCAATGACTGTGAAAGCTGACCATCGGAGACCTCATGCCTTGTCTTGGGAG GTCAGACGGTTGACAAGTTCACCACACAGGCAAGAAATACTGTCTTCATCTTTAGAGGCCTTCCAGAGAATCCAATTGGATTTGGCATGCAAGCAAGCTGGTATAACAGCAGAGAGATTCACATCCAGCTCTTCTGGAGAAGTTTTATGTAGCTCGTCAAAGCTAACTACAGCATCAGCAACTGTTGGGAATATAAGTTTGAAAGTGGAGAGTCAAGTGAAACTTTCTGATACTAGAGAGAAAAAGATTGCTGGAGAGAAGCAAAGCAGGGATACGTTTAAGTCATGTAAATCACATCCACAAAGTATGCCATCATATTCTGCAAATAGTAGAAGAGGGGCACTAGAACCAATCTCAGAAACAGAGAAAACAACCTTTAAGAAGGACAAGGAATTGCcagaaaataaatttgatacgCTCAAGTCAACAGATGTTAAAAAGAGTATGATTCATcttgaaaaggagaagcaaaatACAGCACCTTGGAAGTCAATGGATGCctggaaggagaaaagaaacTGGGAAGATATATTGAAATCTCCTATGCGGATTTCTCGTGCTTCTCATTCTCCTGGTGTCGGCAGAAAAGTTACAGATCGGGCTCGCGTTCTACATGACAAATTGATGTctcctgaaaagaaaaaaagaagtgctTTGGATATGAAAAGAGAAGTGGACGAAAAGCATGCACGAGCGCTGCGAATTAGGAGTCAACTAGAAAGTGAGAGGGTTCAGAGGCTACAACGTACCTCCGAAAAGTTAAATCGTGTCAATGAGTGGCAGGCCGTGCGTAGCTCAAAACTGCGAGAAGTAATGAATGCACGCCATCAACGTGGTGAATCTCGTCATGAAGCATATCTTGCTCAGGTTGCCAAAAGAGCTGGTGATGAGAGTATTAAAGTCAGTGAGGTGCGTTTTATTACATCACTaaatgaagaaaataagaaattCTTGCTGAGGCAGAAGCTTCATGATTCTGAAATGCGGAGAGCTGAAAAGCTACAGGTGATCAAAACAAAGCAAAAGGAGGACACTGCAAGGGAAGAAGCTGTTTTAGAACGAAGAAAATTCCTTGAAGCTGAGAAGATGCAGCGCCTTGCTGAAATACAGCGCAAGAAAGAAGAAGCTATTGtcagaagagaagaggagcGCAAAGCATCTAGTGCTGCACGAGAAGCGAAGGCTGCAGAACAGCAACGCAGAAAAGAAATAAGAGCAAAAGCTCAGCAAGAGGAAGCTGAACTTTTAGCCCAAAAATTAGCAGAAAAGCTCCGTGAAAGTGAGCAGCGCCGGAAGTATTACCTAGAACAAATACGTGAGCGAGCTTCAATGGATTTTAGGGATCAGCCTTCACCTTTTCAACGTCGTTTTCCAAGTAAAGATAGCCAAAACCGTTCTAATTCTGCCAATAGTGGTGAAGATTCACATATAACAGGCAATTCCAGTGCTGCAGACTCTACGGTTAAATCATCTAATAATGCACAGACAAAACGAAGGATTAAAAAGATTCGCCAGAGATTAATGGCTCTAAAGCATGAATTTATTGAACCACCCATAGGTGAGAATACAGGAATTACACACAGGGCTGCTCTAGGAGCTGCCAAAGCTAAGTTAAGTAGATGGCTTCAAGAGCTGCAGAGACTTCGTCAAGCTAGAAAAGAAGGTGCTGCCAGTATTGGTTTGATTGTTGGTGACATAGCAAAG TATTTAGAAGGAAAGGATCTCGAGCTACATGCATCTAGACAAGTCGGTTTGCTTGATTTCATTGCATCCGCCTTACCTGCCTCACACACTTCAAGGCCTGGAGCTTGTCAAGTCACTGTCTACCTTTTGCGCCTGTTGAGAGTGCTGCTCTCACTTCCAGCTAATCGAATTTATTTTCTAGTGCAAAATCTTTTACCTCCCATTATTCCCATGCTATCAGCATCATTGGAGAATTACATTAAGGTGGCAGCATCCAACTCCGGAAGTTCAAATCTTCTGTCTAGTAAAACTTCAACTGAGAACACAGAATCAATAGGTGAAGTGTTAGATGGCTTTTTATGGACTGTGGCCGTGATTGTTGGCCATGTACACCTCGATGATGAACAACTTCAAATGCAGGGAGGTTTGATAGAACTGATTGTAGCTTATCAAATAATTCATCGTCTACGAGATCTTTTTGCCCTTTATGATAGGCCCCAGGTGGAAGGATCCCCACTCCCATCATCTATACTCTTTGGTCTCAACCTTTTGGCTGTCTTAACATCTAAACCTGGAAATTTCTCTACTATTGATTGGGAGTCCTGCAAATGCAGGACTCTAGTTGGCAATCTAGTTCAAGAATATGAATATCTTAGTTCACACGATAGTGTGGGAAACCAGTTGATGGCACTTGACATGTCTGGAGACGCCAAATTGCCATCCTTCTTTAGTGAACTGGCTGAAGAAAACAAATCCTCTGAACGTCATGAGTTGAACATTCCAGGGGACATAAAATTGGTTGATGAAGCTGGAAGTGACTTGTTAGCCCTCTCTGCTGGCCTGAATAACTCACCAGTGCAATCTTCTGGTCTGGGAGTTACTACTGAGCTGCATTCGGAAATTCCTAGCCAGGAAGATGAAAATAGCACAGTGGACAGATTTCTTGAAGGAAGAGAGGTGAATAATGTGTGTTCATTTTCTAATGATAGTCCTGGAAAAGGCAATGAGACAAACCTAAAACAGCCTGTAGTGCTTGTACTTTCTGCAATGGCTGAGACTGGCCTTGTTAGTCTACCTTCACTTTTGACAGCTGTGTTGCTCCAGGCAAACAACAGGTCGTCGTCAGAACAG TATGACGTAAGCAGAAATTTTGGTTTTGGCATCACAGAAATCTGTCTCCTGTACTTAGTAGGGCAAGTTTTGGAGGTTTGTTgcgttgaattttttttggatcTCTTCTTACTTGAAAATGACTAA